The nucleotide sequence accatggcgcaattcactctgccagaaatttggaaacaacatgctgtactgcttggcattcatactggaagctccaatacaaacatttcagagtgtttgggggTCCATCTGAGGACAATACAATCTGAgtacatgtactgagagtgataaaaatcaaacattcagtcgacatgaagtgatcactagtgatggtgacattcatCTTTCCATGTGACCTCAGATTCAACTcaaaggcctacatcaagtgcctggaggagctAGTGTTGCCCTGGTTCAAGACAgtggctgctagaagaccctatgtctggcaacaagactctgcaccatgccacacaaccaggagaacccagtcatggctgtcagataatttctgaaaccacatcatccctaacatcttgCCACCTAACTCTCtagactgcaaccccttgattattatgtgtggggtgcaattGAGTGAGAAActgacaaaactccttgtaacatcaaagatgaactgaaggcaaggaatacggcagcattcactaacttaaacaaggaggctgtccagaaaagttgcagattctgaagttgtctggaggccatggttgaagtcaatggcaattttattgaatatatttattctttagtatttcaagatatttttgtgtcattttgataaatatacctgttaaaatgaaatatcagtgttattttcatttttgtgtaatttagacgacaatctattcgcaccctgtatatataataatggtggtggaaaTCAACTCATGACCAATCCAAGAAGTTCCTATGTGTGACTTTTTTTTAAGAGAGTAAAGTGTTGCACAGTACTGAATCCAATTTTCAACACAATCAACTCTAAAATCAAGGGCACAACAGGAGTTCCAGGgtttttgaggagtgtggaatcaCCTGTTTGTaactattgttcccaggtctactctgattCAGAGTAGTAGCACCTGTTAGAGTCCCAGCTATGGTTTAATTAGCAAGTAGACTACTGGAAGTGAAGGACCCCTAGTTCCCACGAGAACTTCCTTCTAGAAAAAGGTAAACTTGTACAGAAACCTGAACTGCAATGGAAGGGTCCccttttctattttactttcaaCCTCATACTGGGAAATGCAAGTGGTCCTGAGGAGCAGGTTTTTCTTCTTAGACATCACTCCAACTAAACATGTTCCTGCTCTCTAAGAATGCAAAAATCCCAAACAACCTTAAAATATAGGATCATGAAAAAGACCCATCCTATAAGCAGTGTAGAGCAACTTTTGCACCTGACCCATGTTTTGACCGGATGCCCTAGTGCACTGGGAGAAGGCCAATACAGGTGGAGACATGATAAGGTTCTTGCAGAAATTGCCAAGTGGATTGATCTGCAAAGGGTGAAGGCTAATAAACACCAGCTACCTCCACCGAAGAGTACCAAATTCCTAAAGGGAGGTGAAAAAGCTCCCAAGGCAAAAGCAATGGAAGGAGACCTATTTTCAATTTTGTGTTTAGCCTGAGAATGGGAGATACAAGTGGACCTGAGAGGCAGACTTGTCTTCCCTGAGGAAATGGTTGTAATCTCACTCCAATTAGACATGTTCCTGCTCTCCAGGAATACAAAGACAAGTATCATGACTGAACTCACAGTACCCTGAGAGGACAGACTTgggtaaaaaaattgaaatatctgGTTTTAGTCAATGAGGTCCTTGTTAAACACTGACATGTGACCTCATTCCCCATTGAAGTTGGCTGCCATTGTGGTGTATGCGGGAGATTTGAAATAgagacacctaccttctcttcgtcaaTGTAGACCTCTCCAGCAGTAACGCATCCTTCCATGTGGCCCAACCCgaaggctagaaatagcaactgctTTTCCCCTACCTTGACAAAGCACTCACACGTCCAGCTCTGTCCACTACCCCGATCAAAAGGGCCCAGTCCTCCCCTGCCTGCACGCACGTCACTCCTGTCCCTTCCTCTTCCAgtcagccccaagttccggtcagctccccaacTGCTGATGTCATCCCAGacgccaccctgatcttaaagatcacatTCTCTCTACTCCACGTCGAAGTCCACCATCCAACTGGGAGGGCACCTTGCATGTTGAGATCTTCTCAGGCTAGGCACCTCGTTCTCCTTCTCTCCACAATGTTCATTTGACAAAGCGACAATCCTGTGAAGGTCCAAGACATGTCGCAGCATTCCATCCATGGATACgttgtttctggaattgaccgccatcaccgttcctctgctccattgagacgTACAGCGGGCCTTCGGTGGtttacccagacttcctccccaaTTTTCACGCAAGcgggtcccttctcttcctcttggCCCTCCAGCACTTTACTCAGatgcctccattcatatttaaataccGCTCTGTGCAGCACAGATTCTTCAGCTTGTCCAGATCGGGAAGACATGTTGTACCAAAAAATTGCTTCCAGTGGCAAAATGTGCCCTCTTTCTgctatggccttgactgtccAATGGTGCCTATATGCTGCTCTGAACAAGCGATGCACTTTCCACCGGTCGAGCATATCCCTCAATGCTTCCGAATGAAATGCCGCCCCGTTGTCTATTAGCAATTCTTCCACAGGACCCCTCTCTAAAAATATCCTGTTCAAAATCTGCGGCATCTCGTCAGCAATGCCCATTCTCAACTCACTCCAAATTCCCAGCCTGCATTCGACCATGGAAAGATACATTCCCTGACGGTAGTGCGTCATATCCACAGCTAGCCTCTTCCACTTGTGCTCCACCGAATGGTTTCCTTGCTCATGCCCACATGGAGCAGGGTCaatggactgacacctgtcgcagctcccAACCACTTCCCGGATGCTTCTCCTAGTAACGTCATTATCAATTTTCTTCACAagatacagggtcctgtccacaccTAAGTGATACATAGCGTGCCGTCTCTTCAGTTCCGAGTCATCCAACCGACACACCGCAGCTATCCCTTTCTGTGCCTCCTCTGGTTCCTCCAACCACGCCTTTTTCACCCTGGTCAGTGCGTCTGCCCTGTTTCTCTTCAAAGGCACGAAACCCACATTCAGCTTCAGTCCGAACTCGGCAATCAATTCTCCTAGAACTCCTAGACGGCACTTCACCAACATGTCCATGGCACCTTTCATCCGAACTCTCCTCTTACTGGTGATCTccgatcctacccagccaagcacagtggccAAATCTGTCTGGATTTCGATTGAGTGCAGCCCCCATTTCAGGACCAAGTTCACCCCTTTCAGCACCGTGTCTAATTCGGCAACATTGATGTGGTTAAAGTCATCAGCTTTCTGAAGCCAGATCGCGTCCTCCACCTCAGCGCCTTCGATCTCCAACACAACCCCTATCGCATGCTGTGCGCAGCCATCCAGCGATCAggtagtgaccgaccaacttcccacacaccgagaacagctctGTCCTGCTGATgctggaactcagctctgggatttcattcCCTCTCCGTAACACCAACTCACCCAATCTATCTCTTTGCAGCTTCAGCCCCAGTGCAGCTCCCCCTTCCATCGACTCTGGTGGCTTAGCAATCAGTCCAAACTTCTCCAGATGTCTCACTACCTCGTTGGCTGGCactacagtttcgtccaccaaaatgtcgtcTATGTAGGAACTGGTGGCCTTTCTAATCTTGTCCTCGTTCCCTCTTAAGCACTGCCGCCATGATCTTCGGAGCAGAATTCAGTCTGAAACCCAGCCTGGTTAAACAGTACATCGGGCCCTTGTACCGCACCAGCTGATATCGCTACTGTTTGTCGCTCACACAGAGCTGCATGTATGCTGATTTCAAGTCGACAATCGACTCTGCCTGGGTTGACTGTCTCCATGCACGTAACATCTCGCCACAAAAGTCGCCTCGCCTCGCCTCCCGTGTGGCACAATATATACTCGTTTAGCTCTCTGAAATCCAGCACTGCCTAACTTTTCCCTTCGTTggctgcaccaccgccatcagAGGTAGCACTCCGCCCATTACCTCCTCCTCACACGAAACAAGGACCCCTTCCTcgatccacctctccacctcGTCTTCAAACTCGACCCTGGCGTGAcctttcagggtatgctggtaGCAGCTCACTCTGTTTTTCAGCACTGGGGGCTCGTCCTTCCATCGCCACTCTACCATCCACCACTGACCATTGAACGCCGCCTGAAAATCTTTGTCCTTAATGGTGTAAGCCTCACAGGGCTCTGCTCTCTCTGGCTATCCTGACTCACAGCACATGACGCCCCCACACTTCCGAACGTGACCTCATCTCCTACAATACTAACGCCATCGAGGCGGTTGATGGCATCCATCCCCATCTATCACGCGTTCAACCACAATTAACTGCAGCCTTAGCGTTGCGCCTcgcaccactatctctaccttgcTGATGCCTTTGCAACGGATTTCGCTGCCGTTGACTGCCCGGTCGCTACTTGCCCCATTCCATTTCTTCATCACCCTTGAAGTCACGAAGGTGGTCGTGCAACCCATATCCACGAGGGCCTTGAACGTCTTCCCCTCAGCCTCGACATCAATTAAGGGCAGCGTCTCCAAAAGCAACTCTACTCGTTTGCGGGGAGCGTTtgagaggcagcaacttccccaTGGTTGTTTCCCTGGTCGCAATCATGGGCAATGTGCCCTGTCTTCCTGCCTTGAAAGCAGATGGGCCTTGGTTGCGTACACTCCCTTGCCATGTGCGACCCCTGACATCTAAAACACCGGCCTGAGATCGGCCGCTGTTGTTGCACGGTAGGCTTCTTCGTGTCTTTCTCCGGCCTCtgttaccaccatcactatcaccattgctATCGCCTTCCATCCAGTGTTTCGCGTCAACACACGGGTTTGAGTCACAAGTTCGCTCAGCGCCATCTTTTTACTTCCGGCCAATTGTTGTAGGTGAATCCCTACATCGTCAGGGAACCCACTTACAAACGCCAGTTGCACTGCTTTCTCCAGGCCTTCTCCTGTAAACCCAGCTAGCGTGGCTAGCCTTTGAACATCTGTCACGTATTCATCCACCTGTTCTCCCATCCTTCTAATCGTACCCAACTTAGCAAAGGCTGTGTACTCAGACTCAGTGTAAGCGTCTCTCAGACGTTGCTCAATCTTCTCGCTCAGACGTTCTTCCTCATCCAAGATATGGAGTCAACATGCTCCCTTCTAAATACAGTGCCAAAAAGGCTCGCTATGTCGCTTATGCCTTGCAGTCTCGCCACCAGCCTGATTTTACGAATCCTGGCCACTACATCGCCCTCACCATTAAAGGGTCTGATAATGTCGCTGGCGATCCTGATTTTCACTGCCATCATAGTGATGTCTTATATGGAgcgccgaaatagcttgtggtgtgtgcgggagatttgaaatagagacacctaccttctcttcgtcgaCATCGACATCTCCAGCGGAATGCGCCCTTCCACGTggcccgacccgaacgctagaaataacagctgctTTTCCCCTACTTTGACAAAGCGCTCACACATCCAACTCTGTCTGCTACCCCAATTGAAAAGGCCCAATCCTCCCCTGCTTGCGTGTGCGTTATTCCTGCcccttcctcttccggtcagccccaagttccggtcagctccctAGCTGCTGACATCATCCCACAGCTATAGCCTTCCATCTGGGTCAGTGTACTGTTTCCTGAAGAAGATAGGTCTGGAACCTAGACAACTGAAGAAAGCCATCAAGGAAAAAGGCATGGCATCTGAAACTAGCTTAAGATGGTTATAGTTGATAAGAGACTGCAAGTGGAACCTTTCCGTTATTGAAGACTTACTCAATCCTCACTGTTTCACTCAAGTGAAGTGAGGGACAAAATGCTTGTGACCCTGACATACCTGCTGACAATATGGAAACATTTCCAGTATTGCAATGGACTTAGAAGATCTTACAAAACCTCTGCCATGGGGCAAGGCATTTCTGacacttatttctctctctctttctcacacacatacacacacacacatacacacacacacacatacacacacacacacacacacacacacacaccacacacacacacacacacacacacgcatacacacacatacacacacacagaggcaaatcaaaaattaaaaataacaaaacagcaaTAGTCTAAAGGACATACATAGTAAATGTTTTAAGTTGATGCTCAGTACAAGATGGTAAAAAGAGTGGGTGTATAACGTTTTGAGCATAGTTCTTCAAGagaaaaatgagaaaggaaaggtcgggagagaaggaaaaagttCAAGTAAAGCATAAGTAAAGCCtattgaaatttaattacaattcAAGATGACAATTTTGATTTAGTCATTGTTTTTGAaagcatcactctctctctcttcctccctccttttcttatatacatattaacatgtttgtaaatatatacatacactcatatatacacacgcacagtgCACCCCGTAtgcaaagcaatatatatatatatatatataatctgcaacaccaacttcagaaaGCCAGCCAGTCACCTAATAACCTTTCAATCAGGTGACCACACTAACCACATTGATTACATTCTCTCCAGAAAGTGTGATACATGGTTACTCATAAATACAAAGACCTTCCCTGGCAAAGAATAGTCATTTGTGACTTTAAACTTCAGGCTAGAAGGGTTCCAAGTAGTAGACCTCTCTGGAGAAAATGGATTTGGAATCTTAAGGATCCAGAGATTTAGGGATGGAAACTTTAACAAAGAGGAGGATGAACTACAGACTAGTAACATAGAACAGCTTGCTGAGCATCACAGAcaaatctgtggctggtacaAAGTCCCAATCGAACCTAAGGTGATATGGTGGTGGAATGATGTTGTAGACAAGGCCATTAGAACAAAGAAAGAGGCCTAGGAGGACaagaagaatggtggtagcagagaGCTATATCAAGTAGCTAGGAGGGAGGCTAGAAGACAGGTATACTTTACCTGGGGAAAAGCAGAAAAGAAGGAGTTTGTCAATGCTTTGCGGTGTGAGGATCAGAAGTTTGAAGTGCTTCAGATTGCAAGATTAGTGTGTCGGAGAAAAccatgatgttgtaggagagaagtgtgtttacatggatgattCTGCAAAGTTAGTTCGCAGTTAGTGATcttgcaaagaaagaggcttggaagtgccactatgaaaagctgctaaatgtagagaatgcatGGGAGAAGGAGACCCTACCTAATATGAACCCATCAAGGGGGGCAGTTATCAGAATCAACAGTAGCTTAGTAGATAAACCTatgaaggatatgaagacagggaaaattCCCAGCCCATccggaatcactgctgagatgcttaaaatatcttatGGAATGGGATATgacctagtcacctgtatagttaatcaggttgtgcATAAgtgagtcatacccaatgattggAGTAGTAGCATTATAGgcaactgctacaaaggcaaaggtgatgccttagacagaaataattacagaggcatcaaattgctggaccatgGAATAAAATTTTCAGAAAGGATCATAGCTtaattaattaggaagagagttagcctagatgacaTGCATTTGGGATTTGTACCAGGTAAAAGCATGACTCATGTTATATTcttggtaaggcaactgcaggagaagtatttagccaaaaataaacctttGTAGTGGGAttttgttgacatggaaaaaGCCTTTGGACAGGGTCCCCTGCTTCTTTATCTGGTAGTCAGTATAGAAACtaaggatagatgagtggttagtgagagctgtacaaaccaagtacagggacgctgtcagtaaagTGAAAGTCACCAATGAGTATAGCAAGAAATTTAGTGTACAAATAGGAGTCCACCATGGATTGGCTCTCAGGTCCCTCATGTTTATCATGGTCTTTCAAgctataacagaggaatttaagactggctttccttgggagctcctctacactGGTGACCTTGTTCCTATTGCTGAATTACTacaagaactagagaagaaaattcaggtatggaagcaaggccTGGAATCAATGGGCcctagagttaatttagcaaagaacaaagtcctaataagtaggaaaacagacaagcTACAGCTCTTTTCAGGGAGATGACCCTGCTAAATATGGATTTATGCCAGACAGAAGTACCACcaatgctatattcctggtgctcccttatatatatcatggtgatatatatatatatatcagtgcccATCAGTACAATGACAGAAGGCAGTGAGGGAAGAGTTAAACTTCAACTGGTTATAGTGGTGTTAGCTATAGAAGCATGTAATATTACTAATACAACTGAAAGCCCAACTTTAATgggaacaaataaaaataaataaatgaaatataacgtTTCATCAGGTTAGAGTAGAGTGAATTATATAGCACATGGAAATGAataaagtaataatgaataatagaTCCTGTAATAAATGATAGaataaagtagataaataaaaatgttaggTAAAGAAATCTGGTAAGGTAAAGAAATTTGGAAAGATaagaatatgaaattataatagCTGTTAAATACATTATAAGGCAAATGAGATACAGAAACATGCCATAAGGGAGGAGTATATTCcataaattagataaaataaaggaatatgaTGATGAGGTAGACATAGTATCCTAAATTAAAGTGAGTTTACACCTTATCCAAATAACATATTCATGAATATAAATTTTTTGCTAGTTAACTACATTAAGACCTGTCCTGGAGTAAAATGTAAGAGATCTGAGGGAACAATGGACACTAGAAAAAAATGCTTGACATTAGTTATTTAATCATTTTGCTGCAACTGAGTATATATTACACAAGCTATAAGCCAGGTGAGGTGTAGAACTATGAATTAATAGACAAGAGTGGGGAAAGAATCTATGAAGAAatctatgaaaaaataaatgaatacaataaacaaatatgATGATATGTTAATAAACCATTTAATTAAGTGAACCTATCCCCTATCTGAAcaacatatcaaagaaaataaattggAAGGTAGCTATATGGGGTAGTTATCCTACTTCATCTGTATTTGTGGTAAAATTTGCATGTTTTAAAGAATTTGTGTACATAATGCCTTGTGATGCTTTTTTAATAATTGTGCTGAGTTATGGGACAGTATATACAAAGACTCTTtcaaacaaaccaacatgcaTTGGCCCTGGTATAGAGGACAAGAGTGAATGATGGACCAAGCTATATTGTGTAGTATGTTTCTTTCCTAAGTTAGTGTTTGTATTCTGCCAGAGAAGTTGATTTACTATGTTTTTTGTGTCTAAATGAGTTTAAATGTGGTGTGTATCTTTGTTTAAAATTAACAAAAGCTCCAATATAAATTTTAGTGGAGTTTTGGAGCTTATTTAGGACTGGACACTTATAATACTATGTTAGACCTTTTGCAGTGAGCTTGTAATGAGCATTTGTCCCATATGTTGAAGTTACACTAGAAGATATGTGATTCATTAATCTTTCTACTAAGTGTATTACAATTagtataattagaaaatatatgaTGGGCTAAATTAGATCAATCTGATTCACTTGCCAAGTATATGCTATTTTCACTACTATCTATGCCTTTATCATAAGTATTGATGATAGTAGATATAGGTGTTCCTAACCCTTGAGAGGAGGTAAATGTGGTATTATTGACATGGCTAATGGTGTTATCCCTATTATTGCAACTAGTACAATTGTTgttgtcactattattattgtacttattattattactattattgttgttgttgttgttatttgttattgCAAATATCATGACACACCCTGTGAGAATGGACTAGCTGAACTTGTATAAGTAGCAGCATGTTTGACTGAGAGCAAGAGATGAGAAATTGCAGGAAGTCAAAAGATGCTGTCTGTGAGTTCGTGAAGTTGCAGGAAATTGTTGTAAAGTTCTTATAATTCACtgagagttgttttggattggtTACAGTTGTTGGCAGAGTATTTAGGAATACATCAAGTGGAGACAATTGGTGTCTCCATTATTAGTGCACAATACTAAGGTGACATATACAGAAATCACATTATAAAATCATTACTcgtaccactactattaccactaccaccactattaccagtACCATTCTCACTGTTAGTATTCtaatgaatattattatcatttccattattattaccatcaatgatattattaccattattattattatcattactattactggtattattattgttgtttttattgttgctgttgtttttattattattattattattattattattattattgttattattattaatttttaagacatcacacagtatccaatattgtgatgttgTTATTTGGAGATATAGTGCCTActgggggtttgtactgtctgtcaagtcacaacaaggacctccgACTGACaatactttacacaatatgcatgcagttccaagtcaTGCTGATTTTTGccatacacctagattgtaggggaTTTtgaaagtttccagatgtttcttcaggtattgaacccaatgctccaatgacaatagggacaacctttatgtttgactcttgtagctgccacatcttggtGATCTCTACTcccaggtctccatatttatccatcttttctctttctttcatgcctGCACTTGTACTCTCTctgtgcaagactttcacaagtacTAACAATGTGGATTACACTTTTGACCCTCTTCCCTCACATTCTGCAGAGATTCATAGCAATTGTGTGGTACATATCCCTTtccactgagttggtattcaatgtcTGGTCCTGGGCAGAGAGGATTAGACTTTCAGTCATCTTTTTTAGGTCACTCTTGCTaagccacctccatgatgctccctggtcttttaatttgttagtTTCATGATGGAACTAACCATGTAAATCCATGCGAAGTAGAGTTTCTTCTCTCTCATTGACTATTCATGATCAGAATTCATTAGCACTTTCAAGTCCATTTTTGCTAAATCCTTCTACATTAGCAGTATACTGTAGCAGGTCTTGCTTGCTGCTTACCAAAtattcttctttcactgttgatgcactcccATACGCTAATCAGCCCACATCCATCTTTACACCTCTTCATGTAGAGCCTATGTACATTCACCTTAGGGTGGAGGGcaccatgcattgtcattgtcttttgGGTAGTGTGATCGAGTTGGTTAATCTCTGCTCATGTCCATTTCAGGATGGGTGCACTATAGCAGACTGCAGCAACTTcccatatgttgatggcagtcacagGGTTCTTTGGGTTCAGTTTTGATTTTAAAAGAAGTTTGGGGTGCTTCAAATATGCAgtgatgaccttgtctttcatttctctgtgcaagaTATTGCCCAGCTCTAGGATCCCaggtcttccattctctctccatttggCAATTCTATGCCCCTGCAATCTGCTCTTTTCTCCCATTTCAAAGTGAGCACCACACACTTCGAGATACTGAATTCTATCCCTGTATCCTTGCACAGTCTCAGTCAGCCTCtccatttcaggctctgtttttgtGAACAGTTTTACATCATCTATGAAGAGAAGGTGGTTGAGACATGGTCCATTCTTTCTCATCTCATAGTGTGCATTGACTACAGAAAGTGGGATAATGGCTATAACAAATAGCAAAGGTGAGCAAGAGTCTCCCTGGAAGATACTTCTTTTGCTTGTTACCTTGGCTAAGAGCTGGTTGTTGCAGAAAAGATGTGTTTTCCAACTAAGCATGCTGTTCTTAATCAgtgcacacacattctcagctATTCTACACATGTCAAGTGTTTTTAAAATCCATGAATACAACAACATATCGTAAGCTTTTTTAAAGTCTATCCAAGCTATGCACAAGTTTTTCTGGTATTAGTTGCAGTTCTTCATTACAACCTTGTCTATCACAAAGTGGTTCTTGGTGCCCTTGGATCTTTTTTTCATCCCTTTTGTTCTACTGGAAGGAGATCGCATTCTgcaagtaatgtatatattttccctgTGAGGATGCCTGTTAACACTTTCCATAAGAGGTCAAGGCAAGCAACGGGTCGGTAATTGTCAACCTCATTGCCCTTTGATCGATCTTTCATCAACAATGTTGTCTTTCTCTCTACAATCCACTCTGGAACTGCACCACTCTGCAGGCAATTACCTAATTACAATGCAATTTGCTTGTGTGTTGAACTAAACCACTTGAACCAGTAGCCTTGAATTCCATCAGGTCCTGCTGCTTTCCAGTTTGGCAGTTTTGAAATCTGTGAAATTACATCTTCCGTTGTTATGTGCATATGGTCCTGTCATGGAACCTCTGGGTGATGGAATTCAGATCTCACAGAATGAATCTACTCAGCACTGTGATTGTGGGAAACTTCTTGTCTCCAGATGTTATTTCAAAATTGGTGGGTTTCCTCTGCTTCAGGAGTTATATTATCTTCTCTACCTCCTCCTAAGCCCTTAAAAAACTGCCTCTGTTTTGCTGGAACTATCATATGCAATCAGTGTAGCATTGCATATTTAATGTTTTTGCCCACATACATTGTTTTAGGGTTTCAATAAGTTTTGAATCCTGCCTGTTCTATTTGGTATTTTGCATCAAGATATGCCCTTGCACCGTTTTTATCATTTTTCCATTGCCCCATTCTTCAGTGCAACTCAGATCTTTATGCAAAGTTTTAACATTGCCTCCAATTCTCTGCTTCCACCATGGTTCCTTCTGTCCATctgctctcctctctttctttccaaccAGTTCACCTACTAAAATTGAAGTGGATCTGAATCGAGTCCCTTGTTTCCATTAGATCTTTTCTCAGAATCTCATCAGCCTTTTGGGTTGTGCATTTCACATTATTATGGTTGAAGCTTCTTAAATTCACCAGCTTGGATTCTGTTCATGTACTTATTTTATACTTGGGTCTTATCCTGAGGCTTTTCTGTTCCTCAGTTATATCCTCTTGTAATACAAAGTTTTCTACATTATATTGACTCGGCCTCTCCTCTACTACAACTTTACTTTGCCTATGCATTCACTgatcttctaattattattactattctctaACACGGCAAGCTTGCAGAACTGTTagtacac is from Octopus sinensis linkage group LG7, ASM634580v1, whole genome shotgun sequence and encodes:
- the LOC115214489 gene encoding uncharacterized protein LOC115214489, which encodes MKGAMDMLVKCRLGVLGELIAEFGLKLNVGFVPLKRNRADALTRVKKAWLEEPEEAQKGIAAVCRLDDSELKRRHAMYHLGVDRTLYLVKKIDNDVTRRSIREVVGSCDRCQSIDPAPCGHEQGNHSVEHKWKRLAVDMTHYRQGMYLSMVECRLGIWSELRMGIADEMPQILNRIFLERGPVEELLIDNGAAFHSEALRDMLDRWKVHRLFRAAYRHHWTVKAIAERGHILPLEAIFWYNMSSRSGQAEESVLHRAVFKYEWRHLSKVLEGQEEEKGPACVKIGEEVWVNHRRPAVRLNGAEER